GGGTGTGCCTGTTAGTGCTGTTACTAGAGCGTTTGCAAAGTTGGGTAGTGATTTGCGTATTTTGGATGTTTCTGATCAACAGCTGGCGAAAATTAATGCCCAATATAAGCTTTGGAGCCGTTATGAAATTCCCGCGAATACTTACCATGGTCAATCTAAACCAGTAAAAACAATTGCTCAACCTAACTTTTTGGCGGTGAGAGAGGATGTTCCAGAACAAACGGTGTATATGTTAACTAAAACTGTTTATGAAAATTTGTCATTTTTAAATGGCATTCATAAAGCAACCACAGTAATGTCTTTAAATAAAGCTATTGATGGACTGCCTATACCATTACATCCAGGAGCAGCAAAATACTTTAAAGAGAAGGGGGTTTCTATTCCTGATCACTTAAAGTAAAAATAGTAAGCTGGATACATTTTAAAAATGTATCCAGTATTGAGAAGTTATTATTAATTTATTAGTAAATGCCCTAAATTAGTTAAAAAAATAAAATACTCAGAAATACTACAAATGATATAGTAGATTACAAAAAGGGCATAAGTGGTCAGTAGTACCAATTAAGGTGTATATATGTACAATGCCATTGATAAGCCCCTGGATCAATACCGAGTATCCACACAAGATTCGATATCGTATCTCAACTATGCTATTTATTGTTTGGCTATAGTGCTTTCAATTACCCACATTTATTTCAATACTTTTAGCACGCTTTCTGGACTTTGGATTTCTGCCATTCATTTCGCAGGTTTTGGCCTGTTATGTATTTTAACTGTGCCAATTGTAAAAAACGTCGATAATAGTGTTAGTGGTTGGAGGATAGTAGATATTTTTCTGGCTGGCATCGTTGTAATGAGTGCTGCCTATTTAATTTTATTTGAAGATCAGTTATATGCCCGTGGTGTTGAGTTATCCCAATGGGATTGGTGGGTGTCCTTAGCAACCATTGCAGCGGCGCTTGAATTAACCCGACGCACCATGGGATGGTTTATCCCTGTATTAACTTTAATTGCATTAAGTTACGTAGTTTGGTGGGGGGAGTTAATTTCTGGCCCATTTCACTTTCCTGGTTTAAGCTTGGAAACCCTATTATACCGCAGTTATTTTAGCCCGGAAGGTATGTTTGGCCCTATTGCTAGAATCTCCTGGAGCTATGTCTTTATGTTTATTTTATTTGGCGCTTTTTTAGTACAGTCTGGCGCTGGTGATTTTATTATTAAGTTAGCGCGTTCAATGGCTGGCCGATTTACTGGAGGGCCTGGCTTTGTTGCTGTACTAGGCTCTGGGTTAATGGGGTCTGTATCAGGTTCATCAGTGGCTAATACGGTTTCAACAGGAGTTATTACAATTCCCTTGATGAAGCAGGCAGGTTTTCCGGCACGCTTTGCCGCAGGAGTAGAGGCAGCAGCTTCTACTGGTGGGCAGCTAATGCCACCTGTTATGGGGGCCGGTGCTTTCATTATGGCCAACTACACCCAGCTGTCTTATTTAGAAATAATGGGGGCTGCCACATTACCTGCAATAATCTATTTTTTATCTGTCGCCTTTTTTGTACGAATAGAAGCCAAACGACAAGGTTTGGAAACAGCTGAAACCATAGAGGGAGATAAAAGCCAGCAGCCGATTGGCAAGTTGCTAAAGTCTGGCTGGCATTTTACTTTACCTATTGCCAGCCTGGTTGCTATGTTAATCTATGGTTTTACCCCAACATATGCTGCTGGCTTTAGTATTTTGGTTGTTATTGCCAGTACTTGGCTAACTTCCCAACCAATGAAATTCCCTCAAGTTATTCAAGCAATGGTATTAGGTAGTAAAAACATGGCTGCAACAGCAATGTTATTGGTTACCATTGGTTTGGTGGTGAATGCAGTTGCTACGACAGGTGTCGGTAATACTTTTTCATTAATGATTACAGAGTGGGCTGGTGGCAGCTTAATGATCACATTAGTATTGGTCGCTTTAGCATCGCTAATCCTTGGGATGGGATTACCAGTAACAGCATCTTATATCATTCTTGCAACGTTGGCTGCTCCTGCAATTTATAATTTAATTGCTGAAGCTCAATTACTTGAGTTGTTTGTGAGTGGTCAAATACCTGAACAAATTAAACCAATGTTAATGCTTGTGGCACCTGATCAAATTCAGCAATTGGGGGCATCAATGTCATTAGTTGAAGCGCAAGCTTTAATGGCACTGATTCCAGTTGATATGAAAAATACCTTGATTGAAGGTGCAATTGGCCCTGGCCAGTTAGCATTAGCTTTGTTGTCCGCCCATATGATTATTTTTTGGCTATCACAAGACAGTAATGTAACACCGCCAGTTTGTTTAACTGCATTCGCGGCAGCTGCTATCGCAAAAACCAGCCCTATGAGAACTGGATTTGCTGCCTGGAAAATTGCTAAGGGCCTATATATTGTGCCTTTGTTGTTTGCTTATACACCGTTATTAAGTAATGACTTAACCAAGGCGTTGCCAATATTTATTACAGCTGTACTTGGAATTTATGCACTTGCTGCTGCATTAGAAGGGTATTTAGAAAGTAAACTGAACTGGATGCAGCGGTTGATGGCATTAGTAAGTGGTGTGCTATTGCTGTGGCCCCAGCAATACATGCTACTAACAATTATTGGAGCAGCGGCATTTTGTGGGTTGTTTTATTGGAGTTGTATTCAAAATGACAAAAGCTGCCATACTGTTTGTGAATGACTTTTTATAGGCCATTCATTTTGGCCACAGGTTGTTTATTTTGCACATATATTGCAAACATCACTTTTAATGAGTGATGTATTTCTCCTACTCTAAAAGGATGGCCTTAAGCTATTAATAAAAAATTGCCATACTAGCCCGCATATTTCATCGGATCTGGGTATTCGGGCTAACCCGCCTTATGTCGGGTGTGTTTTCATTATATTTAAGGGCTAAGGAGAGTGTTGATGCGCTTATACTATCTTACTGTTGTATGCTGCCTGTTCAGTATTACTGCAGAAGCTGCCAGCAAGCCAGTGGTTAGAGTGTTTCGTGATTGGAAGGTGCAGTGTGAGGCAGACCAGCCAAGTTGTTCTATGACGACTTCAGCAAGATGGTCGAAGTATAAACAGTCAAAGATGTATCAATTAAAAATATTTAAACATCGGCTTAATCAACCTTTAGAGCTAACCGTTGTTAATAAAGATAGTGGTATTGAAGCAGGCTCGTCAGTAGTTTTTGTTACAGATCAAAAACAAGCCATCAATGTAAACTATCCGGACGAGATTAAACCGCTTGGGGATGTATCTTATTACACTGTGTTGACTAGAGATAAAGCTGATCGGCTGATTGATAATATGATTTTAGGAAAAAGAGCCGTTGTTAACTTTATTAACGAAGCTAATGAAA
This genomic interval from Spartinivicinus ruber contains the following:
- a CDS encoding TRAP transporter permease, translating into MYNAIDKPLDQYRVSTQDSISYLNYAIYCLAIVLSITHIYFNTFSTLSGLWISAIHFAGFGLLCILTVPIVKNVDNSVSGWRIVDIFLAGIVVMSAAYLILFEDQLYARGVELSQWDWWVSLATIAAALELTRRTMGWFIPVLTLIALSYVVWWGELISGPFHFPGLSLETLLYRSYFSPEGMFGPIARISWSYVFMFILFGAFLVQSGAGDFIIKLARSMAGRFTGGPGFVAVLGSGLMGSVSGSSVANTVSTGVITIPLMKQAGFPARFAAGVEAAASTGGQLMPPVMGAGAFIMANYTQLSYLEIMGAATLPAIIYFLSVAFFVRIEAKRQGLETAETIEGDKSQQPIGKLLKSGWHFTLPIASLVAMLIYGFTPTYAAGFSILVVIASTWLTSQPMKFPQVIQAMVLGSKNMAATAMLLVTIGLVVNAVATTGVGNTFSLMITEWAGGSLMITLVLVALASLILGMGLPVTASYIILATLAAPAIYNLIAEAQLLELFVSGQIPEQIKPMLMLVAPDQIQQLGASMSLVEAQALMALIPVDMKNTLIEGAIGPGQLALALLSAHMIIFWLSQDSNVTPPVCLTAFAAAAIAKTSPMRTGFAAWKIAKGLYIVPLLFAYTPLLSNDLTKALPIFITAVLGIYALAAALEGYLESKLNWMQRLMALVSGVLLLWPQQYMLLTIIGAAAFCGLFYWSCIQNDKSCHTVCE